One window of the Triticum dicoccoides isolate Atlit2015 ecotype Zavitan chromosome 3B, WEW_v2.0, whole genome shotgun sequence genome contains the following:
- the LOC119279745 gene encoding uncharacterized protein LOC119279745 yields MHATAGGADWNPEDHVYLFNDIHIPYDVSKSRLIYIPLHQPFHFSVYAFDMENEKIQIMDPLRDTSKGGQDIEARHSKTKDHIAKALQDCMVISFPDWKRNISSWQHEFPTNIPATANRIDTAFHVLHIMRNWDAKCLVNPVSSDS; encoded by the exons ATGCACGCAACCGCTGGTGGCGCAGACTGGAACCCCGAGGATCATGTCTACTTATTCAACGACATTCACATACCATACGACGTCTCAAAAAGCCGTCTG ATATATATCCCTCTCCACCAACCGTTTCATTTCTCAGTCTACGCATTTGATATGGAGAACGAGAAGATTCAGATCATGGACCCCTTAAGAGATACAAGCAAAGGAGGGCAGGACATTGAAGCTAGGCACTCTAAGACTAAAGATCATATTGCGAAAGCATTGCAGGATTGCATGGTCATCTCTTTTCCAGACTGGAAACGCAATATTTCTAGCTGGCAGCATGAGTTCCCAACAAATATTCCAGCAACTGCTAACAG GATTGATACTGCTTTCCACGTTCTGCATATCATGAGAAATTGGGATGCAAAATGCTTAGTCAATCCAGTCTCTAGT GACTCTTGA